One Kribbella sp. NBC_00662 genomic region harbors:
- a CDS encoding SRPBCC family protein yields the protein MSTITQSIDVEVPVTTAYNQWTQFESFPQFMEGVEEIRQLDDTHNHWVVKVGGATREFDATVTEQHPDERVAWKSDSGPQHAGVITFHKLSDDTSRVTAQLDIDPEGFLEKIGDKFGVVEGRVKGDLERFKAFIESRGTETGAWRGDVPR from the coding sequence ATGAGCACGATCACCCAGTCGATCGATGTCGAGGTCCCGGTGACGACGGCGTACAACCAGTGGACGCAGTTCGAGTCCTTCCCGCAGTTCATGGAGGGTGTGGAGGAGATTCGTCAGCTCGACGACACCCACAATCACTGGGTCGTGAAGGTCGGCGGAGCCACTCGTGAGTTCGACGCGACGGTGACCGAGCAGCATCCGGACGAGCGGGTGGCGTGGAAGTCGGACTCCGGGCCGCAGCACGCCGGTGTGATCACCTTTCACAAACTGTCCGATGACACCAGCCGGGTGACCGCGCAGCTGGACATCGATCCGGAAGGTTTCCTGGAGAAGATCGGCGACAAGTTCGGCGTGGTCGAAGGCCGGGTGAAGGGCGACCTCGAGCGTTTCAAGGCGTTCATCGAGAGCCGCGGCACCGAGACCGGCGCCTGGCGCGGCGACGTACCCCGGTAG